In Thermodesulfobacteriota bacterium, the genomic stretch TTCTCCTCCGCCTCGGTTTTTCCGTTGCGCGCGCTACGAGGTCTATGAGCTTTTGAAGGGCTTCGGTCCTGTTCCGCTCCTGACTCCTGGACTCACGCGCCTCTATGACAATGTCCCCCGCAGCCGTAAGCCTGTGCCCGGCAATCGCCTTGAGCCTGTCCTTTACGTCCTGGGGCAGGGAGGAGGAATTTACGTTGAACCTGAGCTGCACGGCCGTCGAGGCCTTGTTTACGTGCTGCCCGCCCGGCCCGCCCGCGCGGACGAACTCCCACGAAAGCTCGCCCTCAAGGAGCCATATGGTATCTGTCACCTTTATCATGGGGTGAGTTTACACCAGCCGGGGGCCGCGCTCAAGGCGCAAAAAAAGCCGCGGAAGGCTTCCGCGGCTTGAAATACTGGCGAGCTTCAGGCGTTACTGCCCGATTGTCCATACCCTCCCGTAATTGCCCGGTATCGGGAGCCTTATGTTCTCATCGGCCTGGATGTTCCAGAGGTTCACGTCAGCCCCTTCCCTGCCGTGGAGCTCCTCTATGTAGTTTCCGCTTACCGGGAACGGGAAAGAGACCTCCTGGTCCTGGTCGCTGAAGTTGAGGGCCGTAAGGCTGAAGGCCCCGTCCATCTTTCTCGAAAAGAGCAGCACGCCCTTCGATATGTACTGGTCGTCGTTGTAGAAGAAATGCTCGCCGTTCCTGAACTGGGCGCTTCTCCTCCGGAGGTCGAGAAGCTTTCTTACGAGCGCGACCATGTTCTTTCCGACTTCGTCGTAGAAGTACTCCCAGCGCATGGGCCTGAAGAGCGCCACCCTGCCCCATCCCTGGTCGGGCACGTAGTAGTTTTCGCCGAACTCCTGCCCCTGCCACAGCATCGGGATGCCCTTTGCCGTCAAAAGGCCTATTAGGTATGGCTGCACCTTGTACCACATGGAGCGGTCGCCCTCGGCAAGGAGCTCGTTGCCGTTGAAGAAGGTCTTGAAGTTGCAGATGAAGCGGGCATGGTCGTGGTTCTCGATGTACTGCACCGCGCTCTTTCGTATCCTGTCGCCGTTATAGGTTACCGCGTCAGGGTAGCCCATGAGGCCGAACTGGAACCCGAGGCTCCGGAGGGCCTCGGCGCTTCCGCGCGTCACGTCCTCCGCCGCGCCGAGGGTCTCGTTCTGCCAGGTGCAGTTGGAATAAGTATCCTCGACTATCTCCCTGGGCCTCTCGAGCTGCTCGGCGCACTGCACGAGGTTTATCCCCTCTTCGGAGAAGAACCTCTGCCAATGGGTCATCCAGTGCCCCTCGCCCGCCTTTGCCTGCACGGTCTTGTAGGTCTCGTAGGTGAGGGCGGCGTAGCCGGTCCCGAGCGGACCGTCCCACCAGTCGGGCACGCAGTCGTAGCGGAAGCCGTCCACGTGGTAGCAGTCCAGCCAGTGGCAGTTCACCGTGTAGAAAAAGTCCCTTGTGAACCCGCGCCTGAAATCCGTGCTCTCGCCGTAATAGTCCTTCGCGAAATGCCCTATGAAGGGGTTCTCCTCGTACCCGAGCCTCTTGTACACGTAGGAGTACGGGAAGTGCTCGCTCGTGTGCCCGTATACGGAGTCGATGAGGACCGCCATGTCTTTCCTGTGCGCCTCCTCTATGAGCCTCTGCATGTCCCTTCTCTTCCCGAACCTCTCGTCCACCCCGAAATACCCTATCGGGAGATATCCCCAGTCCACCTGGTTGGCGACGTTCGATACCGGCATGAGCTGGATGCAGTTCACCCCGAGGTCACGGAGGTAATCGAGATGTGCTATGGTCCTTTCAACGTCGCCGCCGAACTCGCTTATTATGAGCTCGTATATGACGAGGTTATCGACCCTCGGCGTCTTCCAGCGTATCTCGTTATCGTGCCACTTGTAGTGCTCGTACCCGAGGGTGAATGCCGAGAGCTTCCCGACCCCGAACTCCCTGGCAAATGGGTCGATTATCCAGTCTATTTCGCGGGCCGGCGCGGAAGCCGCGTTCGGGTTTTCGAGGAAGTACCTGTAGACATAGCGGCCCGGCCTTCCCCATGCCGATTTCTCGACCGGCTTTGAATCCGGTGTTATGGGGACCTGGACCGACCAGTAATCGCCGTACTCCGGGTCGGTCGCGTGGCCCATCTCGAACCGGAGGGGCTGTATATCCTGTATGAACTGGTCGTTCTCATGTATGACCTTTACCCATAACCTGTGCCCGTTCTCCGGCGTTACCCAGGGGAGGAATATGCCGAACCGGACAACCCCGTTCTCCATTTCCCTGGTCCCGAGCTTCTCAAGAGGAAGTAGCTTCATGGTCGTTCTCTCCTTTCAGAAGGCCTAAAGGCCGAACGTATCAGGCCCGCGAGCCGGCGCGAGCCAAGCGCCCGAAAAACCGGACGTTTCAGGGGAAACCGGGCCTTTTGAAGCCCGATAAAAATTAAGTATAGCAGGGTTTTGGGATGACGCTGAATTCGGGAAAGAGCGTGTTCGCCTTTAGAATGCCTGGCCAGAAAGGCAGGAATGCAGGGAAATCTAATTCAAGGCAAGCCCTGAAATCAGAGATTTTCCCGCTTTCCGGAAGGGCTGTAATGAAAGCGGAGCATATATGTGAATATGTGAGCTTCCGGGTATAAGATTGATTTCAACTTCCTCAAGAGCAGGGAAAAGGCAGGCTCAGCCTTTCTCCATCATGGTAAGTTCCCATTCGTCCATGCCCCTGTCATATTTGATGATATATGTGCAGTCGTCGTCAGCCCGGAGCTTATAATACTCCTCCGCCTCCCCCTGCCACCTGTCGAGTATCTCCTCGATATTGAGGGTCTTTCCCCCGATGGTGAAAGAGACGGGCTTCTCCTCGGACTCGTAGCCCGAGTATGTGTTGACCCTTATGTTGATCCCGGTCATATACGTTAATTATACCTCATTTTTCCGGCCCCTCATCCTTGCACGCAAAAAATCCGGCGAGTGACTTGCCCGTATTATGGAAACTCCTTATGGTTAAAGTAGGCATGTATCCGGAAGCAACCGAAATAACAAAGGGGGTAAAGGCAAATGGAAAAAGACCCCGTATGCGGCAATATGATAGACCCGGCGTCTGCCGGGCACCTGAGCGAGTACGGCGGGAAGGTATACCGGTTCGATTCCTCCAAATGCAAGCACGATTTCGATTCCGACCCTGCGAAATACATATCGGGAGGCGGAGCGGCGGCGAAGGAGGTACGCGAAACCGGCAGGAAGGCCGCTCAAAAATCGCGCTCGTTCGCCAAAAGCGTCGTCTCCGGCAGGAAATCCCAGGCTGCGGACGTGATCGGGAGCGTATCAAAGGCCCTGCACGACCTCTCAAGGTCACTTGACGAGAAGGACAGGCACGAGCTCTCGCGCGTGGTTGAGAAGACGGCGGAAGAGACGGACGCGGCATCGACGTATTTCAGGGACAGGGACGCGGACGACATAATCGAGCGCATCGAGGAGTTCGTGAACGAAAGGCCAGGGCTTTCCATAGGAGGCGCGCTCGGCGCCGGTTTCATCGCCGCGCGGCTCCTTAAGGGCGACAGCGCCTGGAGAGAATGACCGCGTCCTGGAACCGACCGGAAAGGCAGGCGCGTTGATTCCGATGCCAATCCAGGACCCAAGACCGGATATACGGCAGGAGGTTAAAATGGCTTACGTCAGGAAAGATGAACGGACGCTCGGGGAATTGTTCTCCGACCTCTCGGACCAGTTACAGGACATGGTCCGGAAAGAGTTCCTGCTCGCCAGGAACGAGATGGCTACAAAGGTCTCCCGCGGCGCGGAGGACGCAAGGAGCGCCGCCATAGGCGGGGTGCTGATGCACACTGGCGCGCTTGCGGTCGCTGCGGCGGTGATACTGCTCCTCGGCCTCATAATACCGCTCTGGCTCTCGGCGCTCATCGTGGGGATAGGGGCGGCCTGGTTCGGGTACGGCCTCGCGCAAAAGGGCATCTCGGACCTTAAGCGGATCGACATAACTCCTCACCAAACCGTATCTACACTAAAGGAGAACAGACAATGGCTGAGAAGAAAGGCGCATTGACCGAAAGGGAGAGGGAAAACCGGGCCGAGGCCCGCGAAGAGTCCGCCAGCAGGCGCCCGGAACATGGAAAAGGCCCGTACGAGCTCCGTGAGGACATAGCGCGCGACCGCGCAGAAATTTCGGAGACCATTGACCTCATCGCAAGGAAGTTCTCCACGGAGCGCCTTAAGGGCATGGTAAAGGAAGAAGTACGCGAGTTCGGAGGCTACGACAGGGTAAGGGACTTTACCGGCTCGGTCATGGACACGATAAGGGAAAACCCCATTCCGGCGGCGCTTGCCTCGGCCGGCCTTATACTTCTCTTCGCAAAGGGAGAGGAACGGGTAAAGGCCGGAAGTGAAGGGCTTAGGGGAGAGAAAGAGGAGCTACGGGCCAGGGTCGAGGGTAAGGGGGCCGAGATTGCCGGAAGGGCAAGGGAGGCCAGGGAAGCGATATCAGGCAGGGCCGGCGCGGCAAAGGGCACTATCCAGGAGGCCTTTCGAGGCAACATGCTGGCCGCCGTAGCTGCAGCGTTCGCGATAGGCGCGGTTGCCGGCCTGGTCCTCCCGGAAACAAGGAAGGAAGAGGAAGTCCTGGGCCAGGCAGCCGGAGAAATAAAGGAGGCTGCCCGGGAAGCGGAAGGCGAAGCGCGGAAGGCAGCCTGAATGGGAAACCGCTCCTATCTCCCTTGCTCCACAAGCGTCCTTCCAAAAGTCGGCGGCTGCCCGAGCCTTGAACGTACTCAGGTACGGGACTATAATCTGAACAGGAGTCGGGCATGCTTGTTTGTGCCTGCGCCCCCTATATAGGGTCAGGGGAGGCAGGGCATGCGTCCAACACGAAAGGGACAAGGAGGGCATTTATGGAGAACAAGGAAATCGCAAAGGAGCTCATTTCCCTCTGTAAAATAGACATAGACGCGGTGCACGCCTATAACCAGGCCTTGCGCCACCTCGACATCGCAGGAGTCAGGAATGAGATAGAGTCGTTCAGGGGTGACCATGAGCGGCATATAAAGGAGCTTTCCGACGCGATTCGCACTTTCGACGAGGAGCCTCCCGAGTTCTCAAAGGACTTCAAGGGCTATCTCCTTGACGCATTCACCCGTGTGCGGAGCCTTACCGGGGCCGAGGGCGCGTTGAAGGCCCTGAAGGGCGGCGAGGAGATGACCAACAGGAACTACTCGAACGCCGTAAAGATGGCCTTCCCCCCGCCGCTCAAGTCCCTCATTGAAAAGAACTACAGGGACGAACAGAGGCACTTGAATTACATTGAGCAGGCCATCAGGGACCAGGTCTGGAAAAAAGCGGCCTGACGAACTCCCGATAAAGGAAAAAGCCGTAAATCAATGATTACGGCTTTCTCTTTTATGATTGCGTTAAACAGTTCTAACAGACTGGCATCGAAAAACCCAATTCTTTCAGGCTGCCCAAAAAGCTCCAGCTGCGAGGCCCCATTAGGAACAGGGAGCGAGGCGTATTTTTGTATACGCCGGAGTGTCAAAGCGACGTAGCTTCCGAAGCAGATGGGGACTTTTTGAGCAGCCTGCTAATTGGATACGGCAGCGCCGCCGCTCAAGACGCGGACGAATATCAGGAATGCCTCTTCCTCCTGCCAGAGTATCTCGGAAGCGGTTATCTCGACCCTGACCTCTTCCCCGTTCCGGCCCCTTACAACGGTTTCGTACTGGCAGACGTAAGGGGCGCGCCTTACTACGCTCCTGTAGAGCTTGAGCGCCCTTGAAAGCTTCTCGATGAATTCGGGCATGCGTCCGCGCTCCCCGGATAATTTCTCCGCGAGCGCGGCCATGCAGTGGTTCACGTATACGGTCCTCTCCGTATGCACGGTAGAGACGACCGCGCCGTCCCCGGGCATGCCATCTTCCGATGCTCCGGGACCATTGCAGGGCGGTTCTCCCGTCCGCCCGCCGACTACCTTCAAACGTCCGGCAATCATGACCACGCCTCCTTTCCGGAAATGCCGGCAAGGCACTTCTCGAAGCTCGATACCCCGCACCCCTTGCACATGACGACCGGGACGCCAGCCGCCCTGCCGGTGGCCCTTGCGGCGTTTGCGATCTTGTGGGAGGCCATGCCCGAGAAAACTATTATTGCGTCCACGCCGCCGAGCCTCCTTTCAAGCCGCGGGCAGGACCTCAGGTAGTGCTGCAGGGTAACCTTGTGCCTGCCGGCTATCTCCCTGTAGCCTGCGCTCAATCTGTCCATCCCTCCTATAACGGCTATGCACATTTGGGCCCTCCTAAATGAAAATGACTTTCATTTTCATTTAGTATAGCAGAACCGCCTCCCCTGTCAAGCGGGAACTCGGTCGGGTCCGGAAAAATTGTCAGGACAGTATTATTATTACGAGCTTCCTTACCCCCCGGAGCAACCCGCGGCTGCTGCTGAAGAGGTCGGCTATCTGGTACGTGACGAGGAAAAGAAGCGGGTAAAAGACGGCGGGCCTTGAGTCCAGCCATGCGTAGGCTGACTTGAAAGCGCGGCTTCCCGCGAGGTAAGGCACGGCGAGCCACCCTATGGCTATGCCCATGCCCGCGCCCGCGAGCACGTCCGTGGGGTAATGGAAGCCGAGGTATACCCGCGGGAGCCCTATCACGAAAGCGGCATACGCGAGCGCGAAGACCCCGGCGGGCCTCGATATATAGAGGAGGCCGGTCGCTATGGTGAAGAAGAGGACGGCGTGGTCGCTCGGAAATGAGCTCCACCCGTCAAGGACGCTCTGGTCGACCCCGTGCGGCATGACGAACCCGCCTTCCGGCTCGTGAAGCGGGCGAAGTCTCATGGGCAGGGCGGCTGCAAGCCCCCGCGCCAGGGCAATGGCTGGAAAACAGGCGAGGAGCGCCGCAAGCACGCGCTCGCGGCCAAGCTCGCGCGTGCCGCCGCACCTGAACCAAAGCCACCATACGAGGGTGGCCAAAACGCCCCCCTTGATGAGCGGGTTTATTGCTACCCATCCGACCAGGTTGTCGAAGAATTCAGATTGCCTGGCATAGGCGTTTATGAGGGCAATCAGGGGCCCGTCGATGAAATTCATAGGCCTTGGCCTCCCTTGCTTTAAGCGACATCAAAAAAATGGAGATTTCCCGCTCTTTCCGGAAGTCCGGAAAAAAAAGCGGAATACATATGCGAATATGTGCGCCTTTTTATCACGTAACTACGCAGAGTCCTTGGAAAGGACATTTTGAGGCTTTATTTATGGTGGCATGTCCGGCATACGCCGGAGCCGCTGTTCCCGCCCACCCGCCTCAGGAAGAGCCCGTTCGACTCGAACCTCAGGTTCTGCACGCCGCCTGGACCGTATGTGTAGTCGATCTCGGTCCAGGACTTATTGTTGAAATGAGGGTCGTGGCACGAGGTGCATTCGACCCTCCACTGCCCGTCCGTGACCCTCAAAAGGTCCTGGATGGTCGCGGTATCGGATATGTAGCCCATCACGGCCCAGAGATTCCTGTCGAGGTTTCCCCGATCGAATTGAAGCGCGCCCGTATTGAGCCCGTCGGCGAGGTCTATGTCGCTTATGACCGTGTCCATCGGCCTCAAGCCGGCCGTGAACTCGGTATAAGGGATCGATATAGGGTGGTCGTTCGACAGGTCGCGGCCGATATTAAGCGCCGGGTCGGTTATATAGTCCGCGGTCTGGCCCGAAGGGCTGAAAAAGCTCCATCCCCTGTCAGTGCCGGTCAGTGTCACTCCACCCTTGCCAGGCGCGTTCACGAGGCTGTCGAAGGTGACGACGCCGTCATGGCAGCTAAGGCAGGCGAGCGAGGACGAGCCGATGCTCGTGGCCCCGGCGAACTCTTCACCCATAGTCGGGCCGTAGGCCACAAACGACGCGGAGCTGGCGGAATACCTGTTCCAGAGCGGCTTTATCCCGTTCTCCCTGTTAGAGTGGTGCGGCGTGTGGCAGAAAACGCATATCTCCGTCGTATTGCCGGTCATCGTGAAAAAACCGGTTGCGCCGAGGTTGTGCCGCGACGAGGCTATGCCGGTAGCCGCGTCGCCGACGGTGTACGTATCGATCGCTTCAGCCGTGCCGGCTGTCCAGAAGCAGG encodes the following:
- a CDS encoding ferritin-like domain-containing protein, yielding MENKEIAKELISLCKIDIDAVHAYNQALRHLDIAGVRNEIESFRGDHERHIKELSDAIRTFDEEPPEFSKDFKGYLLDAFTRVRSLTGAEGALKALKGGEEMTNRNYSNAVKMAFPPPLKSLIEKNYRDEQRHLNYIEQAIRDQVWKKAA
- a CDS encoding phosphatase PAP2 family protein, whose translation is MNFIDGPLIALINAYARQSEFFDNLVGWVAINPLIKGGVLATLVWWLWFRCGGTRELGRERVLAALLACFPAIALARGLAAALPMRLRPLHEPEGGFVMPHGVDQSVLDGWSSFPSDHAVLFFTIATGLLYISRPAGVFALAYAAFVIGLPRVYLGFHYPTDVLAGAGMGIAIGWLAVPYLAGSRAFKSAYAWLDSRPAVFYPLLFLVTYQIADLFSSSRGLLRGVRKLVIIILS
- a CDS encoding DUF3618 domain-containing protein is translated as MAEKKGALTERERENRAEAREESASRRPEHGKGPYELREDIARDRAEISETIDLIARKFSTERLKGMVKEEVREFGGYDRVRDFTGSVMDTIRENPIPAALASAGLILLFAKGEERVKAGSEGLRGEKEELRARVEGKGAEIAGRAREAREAISGRAGAAKGTIQEAFRGNMLAAVAAAFAIGAVAGLVLPETRKEEEVLGQAAGEIKEAAREAEGEARKAA
- the arfB gene encoding alternative ribosome rescue aminoacyl-tRNA hydrolase ArfB translates to MIKVTDTIWLLEGELSWEFVRAGGPGGQHVNKASTAVQLRFNVNSSSLPQDVKDRLKAIAGHRLTAAGDIVIEARESRSQERNRTEALQKLIDLVARATEKPRRRRKTRPTAASKERRLKAKSIRGVKKKMRRKGGEE
- a CDS encoding phage holin family protein, whose amino-acid sequence is MAYVRKDERTLGELFSDLSDQLQDMVRKEFLLARNEMATKVSRGAEDARSAAIGGVLMHTGALAVAAAVILLLGLIIPLWLSALIVGIGAAWFGYGLAQKGISDLKRIDITPHQTVSTLKENRQWLRRKAH
- a CDS encoding DUF2325 domain-containing protein, translated to MCIAVIGGMDRLSAGYREIAGRHKVTLQHYLRSCPRLERRLGGVDAIIVFSGMASHKIANAARATGRAAGVPVVMCKGCGVSSFEKCLAGISGKEAWS
- a CDS encoding YHS domain-containing protein, whose translation is MEKDPVCGNMIDPASAGHLSEYGGKVYRFDSSKCKHDFDSDPAKYISGGGAAAKEVRETGRKAAQKSRSFAKSVVSGRKSQAADVIGSVSKALHDLSRSLDEKDRHELSRVVEKTAEETDAASTYFRDRDADDIIERIEEFVNERPGLSIGGALGAGFIAARLLKGDSAWRE
- a CDS encoding alpha-amylase family glycosyl hydrolase translates to MKLLPLEKLGTREMENGVVRFGIFLPWVTPENGHRLWVKVIHENDQFIQDIQPLRFEMGHATDPEYGDYWSVQVPITPDSKPVEKSAWGRPGRYVYRYFLENPNAASAPAREIDWIIDPFAREFGVGKLSAFTLGYEHYKWHDNEIRWKTPRVDNLVIYELIISEFGGDVERTIAHLDYLRDLGVNCIQLMPVSNVANQVDWGYLPIGYFGVDERFGKRRDMQRLIEEAHRKDMAVLIDSVYGHTSEHFPYSYVYKRLGYEENPFIGHFAKDYYGESTDFRRGFTRDFFYTVNCHWLDCYHVDGFRYDCVPDWWDGPLGTGYAALTYETYKTVQAKAGEGHWMTHWQRFFSEEGINLVQCAEQLERPREIVEDTYSNCTWQNETLGAAEDVTRGSAEALRSLGFQFGLMGYPDAVTYNGDRIRKSAVQYIENHDHARFICNFKTFFNGNELLAEGDRSMWYKVQPYLIGLLTAKGIPMLWQGQEFGENYYVPDQGWGRVALFRPMRWEYFYDEVGKNMVALVRKLLDLRRRSAQFRNGEHFFYNDDQYISKGVLLFSRKMDGAFSLTALNFSDQDQEVSFPFPVSGNYIEELHGREGADVNLWNIQADENIRLPIPGNYGRVWTIGQ